A genomic stretch from Anomalospiza imberbis isolate Cuckoo-Finch-1a 21T00152 chromosome 9, ASM3175350v1, whole genome shotgun sequence includes:
- the LRRC8C gene encoding volume-regulated anion channel subunit LRRC8C encodes MIPVTEFRQFSEQQPAFRVLKPWWDVFTDYLSVAMLMIGVFGCTLQVMQDKIICLPKRVQPCQNQSNNSNVFNTLPDTTPFPPPKPSTPPATVEMKGLKTDLDLQQYSFINQVCYERALHWYAKYFPYLVLIHTLVFMLCSNFWFKFPGSSSKIEHFISILGKCFDSPWTTRALSEVSGEDSEEKDNRKNNINKSNTTQPSTEGTLVKTQSLKSIPEKLVVDKGTPGALDKKEGEQAKALFEKVKKFRLHVEEGDILYVMYVRQTVLKVIKFLIIIAYNTALVSEVNFTVVCNVDIEDMTGYKNFCCNHTMAHLFSKLSYCYLCFVSIYGLTCLYTLYWLFYRSLKEYSFEYVRQETGIDDIPDVKNDFAFMLHMIDQYDPLYSKRFAVFLSEVSENKLKQLNLNNEWTADKLRQRLQTNSHSHLELQLFMLSGLPDTVFEITELQSLKLEIINNVMIPATIAQLDNLQELSLHQCSVKIHSAALAFLKENLKILSVKFDDIRELPHWMYGLRNLEELYLIGSLSHDISKNITLESFRELKSLKVLHIKSNLSKIPQSAVDVSSHLQKLCIHNDGTKLVMLNNLKKMVNLTQLELVHCDLERIPHAVFSLLSLQELDLKENNLKSIEEIVSFQHLRKLTILKLWYNSITYIPEHIKKLTSLERLSFSHNKIEVLPSHLFLCNKIRYLDLSYNDIRFIPPEIGVLQSLQYFSITCNKVESVPDELYFCKKLKTLKIGKNNLSVLSPKIGNLTLLSYLDIKGNHFEILPPELGECRALKRTGFTVEDNLFETLPSDVREQMKAE; translated from the exons ATGATTCCTGTGACCGAGTTCCGGCAGTTCTCGGAGCAGCAGCCGGCGTTCCGCGTGCTGAAGCCCTGGTGGGATGTGTTCACGGACTATCTCTCGGTGGCCATGCTGATGATCGGAGTGTTCGGGTGCACCTTACAG GTCATGCAAGACAAGATAATATGCCTTCCCAAGCGTGTCCAGCCTTGCCAGAACCAATCTAATAATTCAAATGTGTTTAACACATTACCAGATACCACCCCCTTTCCACCACCGAAGCCATCCACCCCTCCAGCTACAGTTGAGATGAAAGGACTCAAGACTGACTTGGACCTTCAGCAATACAGCTTTATAAATCAGGTGTGCTATGAACGGGCTCTGCACTGGTATGCCAAGTACTTCCCTTACCTTGTCCTTATACACACACTGGTCTTCATGCTGTGTAGTAACTTTTGGTTCAAATTCCCTGGATCAAGCTCCAAAATTGAACACTTCATTTCAATACTTGGGAAATGTTTTGATTCTCCCTGGACAACAAGAGCTTTATCCGAAGTGTCAGGGGAAGACTCTGAAGAGAAGGATAACAGGAAGAACAACATTAACAAGTCTAATACTACTCAACCAAGCACTGAAGGCACTTTGGTCAAGACACAGTCTTTAAAATCAATCCCTGAGAAGTTAGTTGTGGATAAGGGAACACCTGGGGCATTAGATAAAAAAGAAGGTGAACAGGCCAAAGCACTGTTTGAAAAGGTGAAGAAATTTAGACTGCATGTTGAGGAGGGTGATATACTCTATGTCATGTACGTTCGCCAGACTGTACTTAAGGTAATTAAATTCCTTATTATTATTGCTTACAACACAGCACTTGTCTCAGAAGTTAATTTTACAGTAGTCTGTAATGTTGATATTGAAGACATGACAGGATACAAGAACTTTTGCTGTAATCACACGATGGCACATCTGTTCTCTAAACTTTCTTACTGCTACCTGTGCTTTGTAAGCATCTATGGCCTGACATGCCTTTATACACTGTACTGGTTGTTCTACCGTTCACTGAAAGAATATTCTTTTGAGTATGTTCGGCAGGAGACGGGAATCGATGATATCCCAGATGTCAAGAATGACTTTGCTTTTATGCTTCATATGATCGATCAGTACGATCCTCTCTACTCCAAGCGCTTTGCTGTTTTCCTGTCTGAAGTCAGTGAAAATAAGCTGAAACAGCTGAACCTAAACAATGAGTGGACTGCAGATAAACTGCGACAGAGGCTGCAGACAAACTCCCACAGCCATTTGGAGCTACAGCTTTTCATGCTTTCCGGACTACCAGACACGGTGTTTGAAATTACTGAGCTGCAGTCTTTAAAActtgaaataattaataatgTAATGATACCAGCAACCATTGCACAGTTGGACAATCTCCAGGAGCTCTCATTGCATCAGTGCTCTGTGAAGATCCACAGTGCTGCCTTGGCTTTTCTGAAGGAGAATCTCAAGATCTTGAGCGTTAAATTTGATGACATCAGAGAACTTCCACATTGGATGTATGGCCTCAGAAATTTGGAAGAGCTCTATTTAATTGGCTCCCTAAGTCATGATATTTCTAAAAACATTACACTGGAGTCTTTTCGGGAGCTTAAAAGCCTAAAAGTTCTTCACATAAAAAGTAATTTGTCCAAAATCCCACAATCTGCAGTTGATGTTTCAAGTCACCTGCAGAAATTGTGTATCCATAATGATGGCACTAAGTTAGTGATGCTCAACAACCTGAAGAAAATGGTCAACTTGACACAGCTGGAATTGGTTCATTGTGATTTAGAGCGCATACCTCATGCAGTCTTCAGCCTTCTCAGCCTTCAGGAATTGGATCTAAAGGAAAACAATCTCAAATCCATTGAAGAAATAGTAAGTTTTCAACATCTGCGAAAGTTGACAATTCTAAAGCTGTGGTACAACAGTATAACCTACATCCCAGAGCATATAAAGAAACTCACGAGTCTAGAGCGGCTTTCCTTCAGCCATAACAAAATAGAGGTTCTTCCGTCCCACCTATTCCTATGCAACAAAATCAGATATTTGGATTTGTCTTACAATGACATTCGCTTTATCCCACCTGAAATAGGAGTTCTTCAGAGTTTACAGTACTTTTCCATTACTTGCAACAAAGTGGAGAGTGTGCCAGATGAACTGTACTTTTGCAAAAAACTTAAGACTctaaaaattgggaaaaataaCTTGTCAGTCCTTTCACCTAAAATTGGTAATTTGACATTGCTCTCCTACCTGGATATTAAAGGCAATCACTTTGAAATCCTGCCACCTGAGCTTGGTGAGTGTAGAGCTCTGAAGAGGACTGGTTTCACTGTAGAGGACAACTTGTTTGAAACTTTGCCTTCTGATGTCAGGGAGCAAATGAAAGCTGAATAA